The sequence below is a genomic window from Anopheles cruzii chromosome 3, idAnoCruzAS_RS32_06, whole genome shotgun sequence.
TACAGGTTCAACTTGCATTAAACGGTCAAAGCAGATTACTACACGCTGATCTCCctaaagaaaaaaagagaacgggagagagagaaagagagagagagagagagagagagagagtaggaAACATAAAGAACTATCTTCTTCACTTCATTTCGCTGACCTTAAGGCTGATTGGCAAATATAAGATCTCTTGCGTTTAGGATTGCAGAATAGACTCTCGATCCCCCAATAATACAGTGGCTAGTGAAAAAAAGTTATGTCCAAGAACAGAAAAGATTTAACGAAATACGAGGATGGAAAATTTACTTCAGACAatcacaaatcaatcaaaaacattctATAAgttgtgtaaatgatagttttgctgtatttaGGGATCCTTGATACAATTGATAAATTTTAACCATCGTCCTACATCCTACGTCGGATGACATGTAAAAAATGTGCTTCGTTACCCTCTGAcacaatttgaatttgatgaATATTTTTGACGGATAGGGTTTGTAGTTGAGACGTTCACTATACTTTTGTTCGCTTTGATGTTGATTTCTTGCCATCAGCTTTAATATGTAGACGATCTTGtgttgttgaatatttttgcaatatccttTTTTATCGCTGAAACTCATTTTTATGATCATTTAAAGTTCTTCATTGATTATTTTATGATATTTCGATGGTTTTGCCATCTTACAAGCtcagcaacagtagcaactCAGCAACAGTCTTGTGAATGCTTCACCGTGCATTTCTCAGCCTTAATTTGGCATTTTCAATATGCAATCATGTAACAACTCAAGTTATTTTTactcataaataactaaatctattctagttgctttattaccgagtaAAACGAAGGAATTTGAtatgaaaactgaaaacttcagCCTTCTAACTCAAACAAAACTTATTTTCGCGGAGCTCAAATTCacctatggccacaaatgaCCGAAACCAGTCAACGAGATTAAATCGAAATGTGATTTAATCGTTCTAATTTTGCGCTTAGAACGCCAAAGTAACCTTTTACGTCTCATAAGAGCGATTCAAAAAGAAGATATTCTCATTTTATTGACgtatttttaaaatgctcAATAGCTAATCTTCTTTTCGCTATCCACTGTATTTGAAGCACAAACGATTTTCCCTAGCGTTTTTGCGATTTCCATCTTGCGTTCAGTTAATTCATTTCAGATTTTGAGGATCTTGCACATTCTTGCATCCAATGCCGTTCTGTCTTTGATTACATTACGGATTATGTGTAAAAGCTCatggtttttttggttttttctaCACTCTTTTACAGAAGAAGAATGTTACCACTGTATGGCGAGTCTGGTTGCACCCAAAGAAAAAGTTTTCATTACGCAAACGAAGTTGTTGTACGAAGTGACTTGGAAAACTGTGATGCAAGTTGCCAAAAAACATGCGGTAAGAATTGGATATATTTGAAAATAACGTTAAATAATAACGAAATGATAATATTTTGCACAATATTGTTTCAGAAATCCTCCGTAAATTATTTGTCAAGCTTATGCAACGGTAAAAAACCAGAATCCATTTTCATggactggtgctggtggatcCTTGGTGGTTTACCATTTCCACACCTTGTGCGAGTGATGGATTGTTTTTTCCATGAAGGAATTAAAGTATTTTATCGTGTTTCACTGGCAATTCTAATTCTGTTTCACAAGCATGCTACTGCGAGCAATTCAGAATTGGATGCCGATACGATTAAAAATGACATCGATAATGCCCTTCcaaagttttgcaaaaataTACCTGTTTCACCTACGAAATTGTTGCGAACGGCATTTAGTATAAGGGCACTTAGGTAAGTAGAACATGAACAGTATTGATGACAAGTGTGTTGTAAgaaatataatatttttaatgttttttttgtagttcTACCTACATATCTAGAGTTTTCTTAAAGACTGAAATGCTGTTAAAAAGTAAGTCATTACTCAGTGGTACTAAGCAATTGGTAAGATCACGTTCTAGCGATAATTTGCCAACGAGTCAATCACAGATCAATGTACAAATGATGTCGCACACCTTAACAATTAGAGAGGTGAGTAATCAAATAATTGTTGACAGTTTTATGTGAGATACGGTAGAAATAAGAAAGTAGgaaatggtgaaaagttcTACTTTTTAATTGCCTTACTTTTatctaaaataaataaaattgctAACATACTAAGTGTCTCACTGAAATAGTAGAAATGCACAATTTTCCAAGTTTTTGAAACTACCACTATCGTTAAAACAAACTTTCCACAATGATTCGTGTTATTTTTTactcttttttctctcgtaATGTGAATCGTTGTTATCGTGGGTGTATGATCACAACGGATCACAtcacaaaaaccacaacgGATACCACAATACTCGGTTTATCTGTTCGAATTATATGCTGGCTCACCGATGATCGTTTTCCTTGATGAATTTAATGCTatttgaaacaaatcgaaagcaCAGAAGTACCGTGAAGGTTTAGATACATGTCGTGCAATGGTATGAAATGAGagttatttttcttttttatgttcttGGATGTATGTTGTATGATATGTGTATTGTATGAATACTACATCTTGTGTGATTGTCGTTATCCATACCTTGATATTTTACTgtcatatttttcaacatcaTCCAACATTTGCCGTTTGTGTTGCAAATGCtctttcaaaaattaattattcagcCTTGCTCTTCTAATGGGTATGAACAAAACAGAATACTCTGCTTTCCGGCATGTATGCAATAACTTGTTTTCCTCAGCAATTGTTTGTATTGTCGAACACTAACATCTCACCGAATAACATTCAAAACGACTTGAGAGAGTCTAGGTTTTagatatttcattttttagaAGGATTTTTGACATGGGTACAAATAATATGCCAAAAAAGGGTTACATTCACAGATTGATTGATACATATGTTCCCTTCCTATGGGCAAAATCCTGAAATATGTAATTTTATAtaaattcttttattttcttcataCATGCGGCTCTTGATGGATTTGACGAAAAACAACTGCGATCGATTTCTATCTGGTTAAAATATTGTCATGAACTACCGCTAACTTGTAACtaacaacataacaaaaaacgCTGCTCACAAATGTGTATCAATACGCATTGCCTCGTATTGACATCGATTTTATTATAATACATTGTACACTACTTCATCTTTTGTTACTCAACAACGACATCAACCAAATTCTTCATTAACAAACAGGGTGCCCACTCACCTGATGTGCGAGTGTTATCCATGGGAGTTTTTCCTATTCAAGCAATAAAAACTAAAGTGTGTGATCAGGACACTGTAAGTTTTCACCGATTTCGTGAACTCAGCCTTGAttaaaaatgtagaaaattatttaattaattttcccatGCTCAATAGATTCTGAAGTGAAATTACAAGTTCttgttgttcttgtttttgcatttttataaTTACGTTGGAGTTtgcattaaattatgttttctaaaattatgaattataaacatttataattaaataattataaaaCATGCATTTGTTTTCTATATGTTTaatgagattttttttaaatatggtCTTAGAATTATAAATTTTGAATCAGATTACAAAAGAGTAAACTATGTATGTGCACGTTAAAATATACACTTTGACACATTTGGACATTAAATTCATCTAAAATTTGATTTATAGTCGTTACTAATCACGGTTGCATCTTATTGCTTTGTTTACGTTGTTAAATATGTCCGTATCTTattattaaatttgaataattaattttattgttaatttttttataactATTTAGTTTGTAGTTTATGATTTACAGCCTTATTCATCATTaagttttttgttattgtgtttaattttaaaagtATGATTGCTCGTTATAATTCATGCTCGACTATGACTTTGCTTGTATAATatattattttgtatttttttatacTTGGGTTTTGTGTAAACACTGGTGTGATATGATAGCTAAAATAATCGAATTGTGAATATGTTGACCGTCTATTTGATAGCTCTTTACGCTTTGGTCTTGGCTGCCAGTAAGAATTACGATGTATCAGCCAGTGTTATTGTACACAACAGAAGAACATGGATGTTCCTTGACGACGTTCTATGTTCGAGTAGAACAACACGAACCCACTCTTCTAATGATCAAAACCTGCAATAACGAGGTGAGGAAATTTCTTCCTtaaaatttcaacaaaactAAATGTAAAATCAATCTTCAGGTATTTGGTGCTTATTGTTCTTCGCGCTGGTATGAGCGAAACCTGAAAGATGACCGTGGACAGCGACAAGCATACTTTGGGACAGGagaaacttttcttttttcactttaTCCAGAGCGTGCAAAGTATCCTTGGGTGGGTATTGAAGGTGACACAGGCCTGGGTCATGCGTCAGAACTCTTCATGGCAGCCGACTCTAAGATGATAACTATAGGAGGAGGGTAAGCTTTTATCAAACACTGTTTTCAATACACCCCTTCACGTTGTTCTACATCGAAAATCACACTTGATTCTTTATCTTTTACAGCGAGGGTCAAGCTATTTGGATGGATGAAAATATACGGTTCGGGAAAACCGATCGCTGTCAAACTTTCAATAACCCTCCGCTTTGCGCTTCCGGTGATTTTGAGATTCGCGTACTCGAAGTGTACGGTTTTGTAGGAGCGTAAATATTTGATATAAGAAATGGCGTCAGTGCAAATCATATTACAATGGTCCGATacgaaaatattcaaataacCTGTCAAATATTTACCACCTCCGTATGTTGCTTCAAAGCAAAGGTAGATAATATAACTGTGTTCGATTTGATATTTAAAGCTTGTGACCAAAGCAATGTCAGGGTTGACAAGTTAACCATTTGCTGATAAAGTAGAGATAAACAACCAGAACAATTTCTTGGTTTGGTGAAGTAACACGTTCCTTGAAATAAATTCTGGGCAGTTTTCAGATAAATGGTAATGCTTGGATGTTTATGAACCTTTAATTCATTATTTATCCGGTTAAACCATAATTATGTCACAAATTGAAGTTGTTCATTTCCATTGTTCACTCATTGTTCTGTGAAAGAATATTTGTATTCTAAATTATTCATCGAAACAACTGTTAGTATGTTATTTCGTTTAATACATTAGTATGTCCCTTTATAATGGATATGCTAGTTGATTAATTCTTTATTCAAGAATAATAAAGCAAATAAACTGCGTTTCGTCAGGTGTTAAAGCACTTAATCAGATAAATGAAACTTAATTTATGCGATGCAACGAAATACACTAGCCTTAAAGTGAATAAAATGGCATACCTATATTTAAGATTGTTCTTACAAATTCTGCCCACATGCCATACTGAATGAATTATCGAACAAACCGATAGCTGATGATGCAACGAGATGTTTTCAACTGAGTAACCAAACTCGAGAGATTGTTGTAAAATCTCATACTCATGtaatattaaatttttatgttaagtcatttttaaaataaatttccatatCGTACAACGTGTATCCATTGTGAACTTGTGAAGCGTAAAACCATAACAAAACTCTTCTTCAAACCTTTCATCTAATAATACTTTTCTTTCGAGGTGATCAAACATTCATTCAAGAATTCAAGAGTTTGTATTTTAAATAAGTTGAACCGTTTTCTAAAGGGCACGTCGTAATATTTATTGATATTATTGTAAAGTTCAATCACTTATGATCAAGCATTGTATGACGCTCACTACATGTCTAAAAAACTCTTTGTGGCATCTAATATCACTGCAAAAAATGTACATTTTCCCAGCAGCATGCAACGACATAGAACTACAGCAGAAATAAATATCAATACCAATTGTATTCACTAACATAACTAAACGTAAAATTTCACTAGAAAAATATACCTTCGTATCGTTATGTTTGGTTACGTATGCTACACAATGATTTTTACTGAGACCAAGATAAGGGTAGTTCGCAGAAATAGCATTTTGTATGGGTCATAAATATGTTGAAAAATGTAGGGAATTGTTTCAATGTATATAATAAATTCATCTATGCTTTCATTTATTGTATGTTACACACAGCTATGAGCGCTATTTGAAATCCATTGTCAGTCGAATCATATAAATTTAGTACGCGAAAGACGCATGTCAATAAATGATATCTACCAAAATTCGGAATGAGACATTAGTGGTCTTGAATAAGTTCTGAACTGCAAATTCACCAAAATGAaatgagatgagatgagatcATAAATCTAGCAGCACTGATGAATGTATCTATGGTGTTTCGCTAATGTTAGCAACAATAATACCATTTCTTGATggcaaaatgcaaatcgtTATATTTTTGCTTATAGCTTCTAAACCAAAACGatcaaacgataaaaaaagaTAAGCGAATAAGAAAAATTGAAGATTATAAGGAAAACAAAGAGCATAAGGAATTGGCAGCAAAATAGGGTAAAACGCACGGCTAccatatttattgtttcaatttttccgaATGCTTAACGGTTGGCTCAATAGAATCATCGTTCAACAGATAACAATATTTAAGATACGGCAACGAATCGTCATAAGACTAATCCTAGAGACAGTTTGATAAAAtcacaatttgtttgctttataATGACTGTCAAAGCCATTTTTATTCCTAATGAAAGCATCATCAGGGTCTTCTTGGAAAGCTGTTTCTGTTAACTGATAAGATGTGcagacatttttttaaattaaagatAATTGTGATGATATACTATGTTTTGCAGATTTATAATATTTGGTGACCGATAATTATAGCTAAAGCAACTGTTATTATTTTGTTATTGTAAAAGATATAAATCgtttttcgaaaacattatttattggaGCTTTGGCTTTTGAATTTACACTGTGCATATGGCAtggaataataaaaacatttgttaGTGCAAGATTCTTCTTCATTCGTTTTGAAAACATCCGAATAATTCGACGGAAAGCCTTAAACATTGTGAAACCAAACCTAGAATCCACCTTGCTTTCTCAACgtcattaaatttatgtttacttttttgatgtttaatttcacttttcttatACTTATATCTTATTTCTTATTATCgttcataaaaaaatagtaaaaatatTTACTAGCTTGAACAATGACACTTTACGATGAGCATTATAAAATATTTTGGCTATATtagaaataaagaaatacTAATGATTCGGAATATAATTAACGGGAATtatttaatattattattaaaacgaaCCCGTTACAGAGAACgacagagattaacattgtttcTGGTGCAGGATGTAAGACCGTTCAGCCGAATAAGAAGAAATTAAGTAAATGATTTGGTGTTAATGAATTTTACTGCGAATGTACGAAATTCTCCTGGTAACgactttttttaaatattggcTATCGACGAGTTAACGTATAATTTTCACTCGGACGAAACTCTTCGCGGAAAACGGTAACACGGtgttttttcgatgtttttccgATAAAAAAACCCACGATCTGTCAACAAAAATTTGAACTgtcattgttttattttgttattgttttttttgttgacgattttcttttgatttggaaaaacttttcaagCTCAATCCACTTAAAACATCCAACTGCAAACTGCAAGTCGTAGTTGTAAAAAATGTCTCACGGACATTCACATGGGAGTGGTTGCGGGCATGAAGCTCTTGGCATCGATAACGAACTAGAAATGGGTTTAGCGTACAGTTTATACGAAAAAATTGATCTTTCAAATGTGGAGTGCTTGAACGAAGAAGTGGAAAACACGGGCAAAAGCGTTTTCAAAGCTTACAACGAAAGATTGAACTATGATAAGGTCTGACCATGTTAACGCTAACCATAAtatgtttcattgtttcattgttcGTATATTCGTTTTTCTATTAGTTTGTTACCAGCGATGCAGATGAGGAACTCTTATTCAACATACCCTTCACAGGGAACATAAAGCTGAAAGGAATAATCATTATTGGTGCAGACGATGATTCCCATCCCAGGAAGATGAGATTGTTTAAAAATCGTCCGAAAATGACATTTGATGCCGTAGACTCCACACCGGATCAAGAATTTTCGTTGCAGAAGGATACCAGCGGTTTAATTGAATATCCAACAAAGTATGTTACTTCTTACATATCACGGCGTTTTATCCGACTAAAGCCAACACACGTTTGCTTCTTTCTGATTTCTACGATAAGGGTTGTCACATTTGCAAGTGTACATCATCTTTCGATACACTTGCCGAGCAATTATGGCAGCGATAATACTACGGTGTACTACATAGGCCTAAAAGGGGAATTTAGTGAAGCACATCATCATGGCGTTACGATCTGCACCTACGAAGCACGAGCAAACGTTTCAGATCACAAAGGAAACCTTTTCGATTCAGTGAATCATCGTGTTCAATGATACGCCACTTTGGACACATGGATATCATCCAATTGCTGTGCAAATACATCTGTTTAAAAGCCCCTGATACGGTTGAACTCCTTTTATAAGAATTCTATGAGTTTGTTTCGAGTATCGTACAGTAGAGTTAATTGTAGAACTTCGTTGTTCTAACTATACAGACCGATAGTAACATTTTGGaaagattttaattaatttaccatGAAATGAAACGTACATTGCGTATCTTTTGTCTGTTGGTgttgtttatatttatttcatGATTCCATCGTTACACGATTTCAGTTTGTTTTCCTTGGAACCCAAATTTGTTGACAGAATGTTTACCTAAAGCGCAGAAAAACATGTTACAATATTCATTAATAGAAACTATTATTGCATACGGACATTTGTGTTTGATATGTTTCCTTGCATGATGTTAAGCAGAGATCTTCACCCTATTCTGTTGGCAGAATGATCTTAAGTGAATTTTCTGCGAAGGGAAATAGTATTTCTTCACTTTTTGTTGGAAGAAATACTACAAGATTGTTAATAAATAGTTGTTACATTGACGTGAGATTACGTAAAACGCGAGACCACTCTTAACTTAATGAGATTCCTGCGCTTATTGACTACAGTTAGGTTTTGTATTTTATCCcgataaatttgttttctgttttctattcATCTATCGCATTTTAAACGGTTTTTAATGTACTATATCATTTATCCAACGTTGTGCAAACGTACCGATGTTGTAAAGTCTCTTATTGTATGAAACTAATGAATGAAATAAGTGTAAATTCGATTCgttaaacagcaaaaatgcATGAAAATGCGATAATGCATTGTTCAATCTACATGTTTGGTTGTTACATACAACTGTTTGGGAAAATGCGAATGTCTACATGTGACGGCAACATTTAATGTTATCGCATAGATACATCATTGTTATTTTGCATTagggaaatatgaaaattttATCGGTATGGATATTTTTGTGTTACTCTGAAGAGTTTCATCTCTTCAACTGTGGAACACGTCAACAGTTACAATTTGCTGACTTTCTACTTTTCGTGTTCACTTAACACGGTTTTACTTTTTAGGTTCATAAAACAATCGGAAAGGAAGAGCCTTTGGAGTGATAATCTCGTCGTCATGTAACGATACACCACGATCGTCCCATTTGGATTTGCTTGATTCTGTCACATCGATTGGGATCAGCTCAACATCTTCCCTCGTGGTGAGCAAACCCAAAAATGAATAGTTTATGGTGGATGTTGTGCGATCGGATGATGGGTTTTGCTCCGTGGTGTACACTtccacaccaccaccttcTGGAATGTTTCGTTCAACAGCCTTAAGATCGGTGATTTGTTGCACTTCATCCTTCAGTAGCTCAGCATAGAGCACATCATCTACGTAATACATTGTACCGAGATTGTAGACAAATACCTCAGACTCAACGATTTGCGCATTGTTGATGGTAGCATTGTTGTCGAACAAACGTCGAACCTTTATCGGCATCCCGCCTACTGTGTCGAACACCTCGCCATCTTTTAAATCGCGATCGTATAGACGTCCTCGAACGAAATGGCTCAGTAACATTCGGATACCTTTTTCCGAAGCAAATACACTGTCAGGCAGCAGCTCAAAACTATAGCGCTCGAATGCCTCGTCGGTTGGAACGAAAAATGTGTAGTTTGAGCCAGAAATGAATTGCGCAACCTCAGCTGTATTTAGAAAGCGCGTAATTTGCGTAAATCGTGTGTCACGTTCCAATGCGAGGAAGGAGTGAGAAAGAAATTGCGCACCAAACCACGGGAAAGCCAAAAGGGGTGGCGTTTCTTTATCCTTATGCATCTGtccaagaaaatgaaaaagaaatggatGTTAACCTTTCTCGACTTCATGGAGCGCGTATATAACATGGTTACCTGGTGTAGCCGAGACACAATTGCTTCGGATACGAAAAGAACTTCTGATAAAATAAACACCTCGACCCCAGTGGAGAGCGTATAATCGGATAAAATGGTAACATTGTTCACATTTGGAGATgctaaaacataaaaaatataaaataatgtttttacTAGCTTGTAAACTACTTCCTGGTGACGCGAAAAACTTACGTTTATTCTTAAGTACAACGTACTCTCCACCAAGAGTCTTGAAACGTTGTTCTGAATAAGACATTTGCAAGTCAGCCATTCGTAGCGGTTGCTTCACGCGAATGAAATGATTTCGCAACACCGTTTCGGTAAACTCCTGGACACTAAATGGGTAGAATCCCCAATCAATCGGATGCCAGCGTTGAAAGGCGGTGTCGGACGGAATAAGCACCATATATGAGCTGTCGTCAACTAGCTGGCTGAGATTTGAGCTGGAAAAAAAGTGCTGGAACACCTTCGTCCCCGATTTCATGCCAACCAGGAAATTCATCAGATGCTGTCCAATATGGTTCTCCTTGTTGTTGGCGACTTCTTTAGTtgagtttttcatttccagaCGTTGAGGCTCATTGTAGCTAAAGATAATCAAGACAACGGAATGTGAGATTTGGTAGGATTCTTGACTAGGAACGGGAAACAGAAAGCTTTACCGATTGTTCTCCTGAATATTGCgtttgtttagtttatttGTCGAGGAATTTTGAGAATCTGGATCCGTCAGGTTCCCAACAATAAACACTAAACTTAGATGCTCCGTTATATGGCGTTTAGTAAGCACCTTAGCACTTTGATTTATTTCATATGCCATGAGCATATCGATACAGGACAGATTAACGTGAACTGGGCGCTGATTGATGTTGATGTAGGTGTTTTGATCTTTCACTTCCATTAGGGCTCCGGGAATAACATGTTCTAGCAAAAATTCTCGTATCTTTGGGGAACTGTTTTCAAAGGCTTTTCTGTCAATTTTGTCAGGTATAACCAACGTAAATGGAATCCCTGCAAAGGAAGAGGAATTTCAAGATTTTCGTCATTACTTTGAATTAATCATAAAAAATGTCATAAGATTGTCCACCTATCATATAAAAATATGGTATTTAATATCATGTGGTATCGTCATACTGATAcacaatattttttgttcgatCGCCGTCAGTTGTTACCTATTTATCCAAATCATTAGTTATTGCATAGTGCAGTGTACGTTGCTTAGTCTGTGCCTACTTTGAAGCGTGTGGGTTTGTTGATGGCTTCAGTACATGTTGCTTTACGACAAAAAGCATTCGTTCAACGTTACTTTCACAGAGACATGATTGCTTCTGACCTACATTTGCCCACGGCCCACGTTATTTGTGAGTGACCCACACCTCGTGCCAATGTCGTCTAACTGTACCAACGCGCACAGAATAGTTAATTAAGGTTCACGTAGCGATTACTTTCAATAACAAACTAATATTATTTTACAAGATTTGTTTTACTTCGTTGGTGGTGTTTTgttaagaaagaaaaagacagCAGTTATATGATCTATTTTAAGCTTTGCGTTATAAGATAAACACTTATAAGAAATCAGGATGCTTACAAGTTTGAATCTTTGTAGCATTACGTCTACTGAAAATGCATAGTGAACGGGCAGTTCATGCGCCTTCACACGCCGGTCTGTTTTCTCACAAAGAAATACTAAAAGATTGGCCAACGAATTTAATGGTTCTATTGGTAGTTGGTTATTGGTTGATTATAAGCTATGTCCCTTCGCAAGGAAGGGTGGTTAATCTGGTTCTGGTGTGGCTGATACTAGACCCAAACTGCAGACTGTTTATGACCAGGAAAAGTATAATTTTTGTCTCGAAAAATGCACCGTAACTCACTTACCTTTTACAGTATCATATCCTTTGATCCCCGTCACGTGCTCTTTCCAAAGAAGTTCAAATCGACTGGCTGCCGGCCGGTACTTTTCCGGGACACTTTCGTGCAACTGAATTGTCGATAGATCCGGAAGAATTTTCTTTCCCAGCGCCTCATGGTTGATGTACCCAACACTTACTACTTCTTCGTCATTAGCCGTTGCGTCTTTCCAAGGAGTTGTGCAAAACAAGCAGACCAGGGCTACCAGTAGGTGCCATCTGGAACTATCTTTTCGTCTTACATTGGTAGACATTATCAGTCTACAGGCTAATGTTTTTTGATTACCAATGTTAACTTTCAAGGCTATGTTAACGATTCGTAACCACTTCACGGTGGATAGCCAGTTCTGGAAGCAATCTTATTTGAACTGTTTACATAATCGTTCTGTGCACATTACATTGATTCACGATTTCTTTTTCAGCAGCGTTATTTTGTTCACTGCTTTATCGCACCGTTGTTAGTAGATCGATGGACACACCAGCACAAACgcacaaaaaaagtttaacATAGGACCTGTCACGATTTGTAATAACTTTTAGCACAGCAGGTTTGGTCAAGTTTCATAGTTATtctaagaaaacaaaaataaatacacatATTGATGAATATGATTGAAACTCATACTATGATGAACATATGAAAAATgtcttcaattttcattttgatacacatttttctttcttgtaCATCAACTCACTTAGATCAAATATCCACAAATGTGTTCTCCAGGTTACTACTCCGCAAAGTGCACGTTGTCGCAAAGGCAATGCGATCTCGGTTCATCCAATCGCATTAATCATCAGCATAAATGATCATTCTTTGTCTGTGGTGATGCAACTGCTAAGACCGCTTCAAATCAGCCCACTAAGTCCACTTCGACATGAAACGGTTGAGTAGGGTATCGGACGTGCGCACTTTCCAAAATTCCTTTTGTTGCTTGCTTGAGGACGTCCAAGAAGCTAGTAATGAAATGGCCAGCAACGGTCGGCGTTGTGGTCAGCGATGTCAGAGTTCGCTAGTGGTTTGATTATCAACTTCAATTGAATAATAGCGAACGAAGAATAAACTGCTGGAGCAGAGCGTAGGAAATTTATGTTCGCAAGATGAGCCTATTGGATTGAATTATTGGGATGAGACTCTTATCTGCTTAAAGCTTTATCTAAACATAAAGAATACGTTTTAAAAACGTTAACAACAAAGTTaaggaaaggaaagcaaacataTTAATTAAAGACGTATTATCATTCAAAATAATGCAACCATGTGTAAATACTTCAAACGAATATcaaaattaatatttcaaaaaCAGTTTATCCATAGTTTGAGAACATATACTTTGCTTCTTTCAACTCCTTGTACAACACGAATCCGATGTAAACTTCACCAATAAGTTGATTTTGCTACACGTCAATTGTATAAGCTATTTTGAAGATTGTTTTGTATAAAGTTAGTGCGGATATACGGGAAGAATTCCTTATTAATGTCATAATACCTACCTAAAAGTTTGTAATTTTCATCTGTATTGTTAACTCACTTTGAAACTGGTTCAGAACGCACTAATGTATTGACATATTTTCTAATGGAAGCCTTCT
It includes:
- the LOC128273818 gene encoding GTPase-activating protein skywalker isoform X4, which codes for MLVNAIGADHLSGIEEETDIYEAFAPHVDTTNISILDFVHVPGKTSGKRPSLKSFQDVQGLIQQGKKRETKIVLRENSWSTNSPIRSQLWPALCAQHHVGKTMLDGFYWDMVNQVFGTTELPDKPIMLPPFVDSTHCLPYHLTRKGRAVADRVVSVLGYACPDITYSPTLYPITSILLHFMSEEECYHCMASLVAPKEKVFITQTKLLYEVTWKTVMQVAKKHAKSSVNYLSSLCNGKKPESIFMDWCWWILGGLPFPHLVRVMDCFFHEGIKVFYRVSLAILILFHKHATASNSELDADTIKNDIDNALPKFCKNIPVSPTKLLRTAFSIRALSSTYISRVFLKTEMLLKSKSLLSGTKQLVRSRSSDNLPTSQSQINVQMMSHTLTIREGAHSPDVRVLSMGVFPIQAIKTKVCDQDTLFTLWSWLPVRITMYQPVLLYTTEEHGCSLTTFYVRVEQHEPTLLMIKTCNNEVFGAYCSSRWYERNLKDDRGQRQAYFGTGETFLFSLYPERAKYPWVGIEGDTGLGHASELFMAADSKMITIGGGEGQAIWMDENIRFGKTDRCQTFNNPPLCASGDFEIRVLEVYGFVGA
- the LOC128273818 gene encoding GTPase-activating protein skywalker isoform X6 — its product is MLVNAIGADHLSGIEEETDIYEAFAPHVDTTNISILDFVHVPGKTSGKRPSLKSFQDVQGLIQQGKKRETKIVLRENSWSTNSPIRSQLWPALCAQHHVGKTMLDGFYWDMVNQVFGTTELPDKPIMLPPFVDSTHCLPYHLTRKGRAVADRVVSVLGYACPDITYSPTLYPITSILLHFMSEEECYHCMASLVAPKEKVFITQTKLLYEVTWKTVMQVAKKHAKSSVNYLSSLCNGKKPESIFMDWCWWILGGLPFPHLVRVMDCFFHEGIKVFYRVSLAILILFHKHATASNSELDADTIKNDIDNALPKFCKNIPVSPTKLLRTAFSIRALSSTYISRVFLKTEMLLKSKSLLSGTKQLVRSRSSDNLPTSQSQINVQMMSHTLTIRELFTLWSWLPVRITMYQPVLLYTTEEHGCSLTTFYVRVEQHEPTLLMIKTCNNEVFGAYCSSRWYERNLKDDRGQRQAYFGTGETFLFSLYPERAKYPWVGIEGDTGLGHASELFMAADSKMITIGGGEGQAIWMDENIRFGKTDRCQTFNNPPLCASGDFEIRVLEVYGFVGA
- the LOC128273818 gene encoding GTPase-activating protein skywalker isoform X2, which encodes MLVNAIGADHLSGIEEETDIYEAFAPHVDTTNISISTDTPPGKRPSLKSFQDVQGLIQQGKKRETKIVLRENSWSTNSPIRSQLWPALCAQHHVGKTMLDGFYWDMVNQVFGTTELPDKPIMLPPFVDSTHCLPYHLTRKGRAVADRVVSVLGYACPDITYSPTLYPITSILLHFMSEEECYHCMASLVAPKEKVFITQTKLLYEVTWKTVMQVAKKHAKSSVNYLSSLCNGKKPESIFMDWCWWILGGLPFPHLVRVMDCFFHEGIKVFYRVSLAILILFHKHATASNSELDADTIKNDIDNALPKFCKNIPVSPTKLLRTAFSIRALSSTYISRVFLKTEMLLKSKSLLSGTKQLVRSRSSDNLPTSQSQINVQMMSHTLTIREGAHSPDVRVLSMGVFPIQAIKTKVCDQDTLFTLWSWLPVRITMYQPVLLYTTEEHGCSLTTFYVRVEQHEPTLLMIKTCNNEVFGAYCSSRWYERNLKDDRGQRQAYFGTGETFLFSLYPERAKYPWVGIEGDTGLGHASELFMAADSKMITIGGGEGQAIWMDENIRFGKTDRCQTFNNPPLCASGDFEIRVLEVYGFVGA